GGCCGAGGTGGAGTCGCTGGCGCGCGACCGGGTCGAGGCTGTCGCGGCCACTCTCGACGGCTTCGCTCTGGCGGAGGTCGATCTCGAGCTGCGCGGCGAAGGCGATGTGCTCGGTGCGGCGCAAGCGGGCGTCAGATCGTCGCTGAAGCTCCTCCGCGTGGTGAAGGATGCCGGACTGATCGCCCGCGCGCGGGAGATCGGCGAGACGATCCTCGCGCAGGATCCTGCGCTCGACCGGCATGAAGGCCTGCGCGAGGCGATCAGCCGGCGCGTCAGTGACGCCGACCGCGCGGCCCTCGCGAAGAACTGACCCTGGGTTACGGCGCAGGTACTCCGCATCCCGACGTGCCCTAGGCTGGATCGCATGAGCAGCCGGATCGCCGTCGTCCCGGGTTCCTTCGATCCGCCGACCCTGGGTCATCTCGACGTGATCCGTCGGGCCGCCGGGCTTTACGACGAACTCCATGTGCTGATCGTGCACAACCCCGGCAAGGAGGCGATGCTTCCGATCGCGCAGCGGCTGGCTCTCCTCGAGCAGTCGATCGCCGAAGACGGCATGGCCGGCAACATCGTGATCGGCTCCTGGAGCATGGGCCTCCTGGTCGACTACGCCCGCGACGTCAACGCCGGCGTTCTCGTGAAAGGCATCCGGTCGCAGATCGACGTCGCGTACGAGTCGCCCATGGCGATCGTGAACCGACACCTCGCCGACATCGAGACGGTGTTCCTGCTGCCCGATCCCTCGCACGCGATGGTGTCGAGCTCGCTCGTGCGACAGGTCTCCTCGCTCGGTGGAGATGTCTCGCCGTTCGTTCCGCCTGCCGTCGCATCGTTCCTCGACACGGGCGCCCGCGGCCTCTGACCTACGAGCGTCTCGACCACGCTCACCGTCAGCCGGCGCCACCCAGGACCGTCTCGGGCTGAACCGGTAGCATTATCGGGTGCGATCTCGACTGAACGGCCCCTTCGTCCTCCCCGCCCGAGACATCGTTCGACGTCCCGGTGAGATGCGCGAGCATGACTTCACGGTCACCCTTGCGGAACAATGGGGCGAGGGCATCGTCTCCTTCGAATCGGGCTCCGAGATCGATCTCGATGTGCGTCTGGAGTCCGTCCACGAGGGCATCCTGGTGACCGGATCGGCCGAAGGTGAGTACGTCGGCGTCTGCGGAAGATGTCTGATCGACATCGTCCGGCCCGTCGAAGTCGAGTTCCAGGAGCTTTTC
The sequence above is drawn from the Candidatus Microbacterium colombiense genome and encodes:
- the coaD gene encoding pantetheine-phosphate adenylyltransferase, which produces MSSRIAVVPGSFDPPTLGHLDVIRRAAGLYDELHVLIVHNPGKEAMLPIAQRLALLEQSIAEDGMAGNIVIGSWSMGLLVDYARDVNAGVLVKGIRSQIDVAYESPMAIVNRHLADIETVFLLPDPSHAMVSSSLVRQVSSLGGDVSPFVPPAVASFLDTGARGL